A genomic segment from Dermacentor albipictus isolate Rhodes 1998 colony unplaced genomic scaffold, USDA_Dalb.pri_finalv2 scaffold_34, whole genome shotgun sequence encodes:
- the LOC135897873 gene encoding uncharacterized protein isoform X3: protein MAHVIAEFVEDKQVEVVPVTWVEGDKCAWPDNLKGNRVTSLVKKSVPPDTFWKCYSIAVKGVFATYEQARAKLNDSQYTSDLGAGSEMSQGKRTRRPPVQWSDSDEPDTPPQPKKAKQSSSKQLPAPPSNFPPGLSSAPPVQQDGCEYSEDVNDMPQGGAGGPSSHSADGSRSHSSSGLSSHTAGGSSSHSFKKHVLRLLNIVRFTQHHGDLPEKLCNMYVKQPLGGTDPLIKCPFHSLEDFMAFDESLDKEKTASLVREFTDLGGRNASAATKRILAYTIHDDLATLFS, encoded by the exons ATGGCTCATGTAATCGCTGAGTTCGTTGAGGACAAACAGGTGGAGGTGGTGCCAGTGACCTGGGTGGAAGGTGACAAGTGTGCGTGGCCTGACAACCTCAAAGGCAACAGAGTAACATCCTTAGTAAAGAAATCTGTACCACCAGACACCTTCTGGAAGTGCTACAGCATAGCAGTGAAAGGGGTATTTG CAACATATGAACAAGCAAGGGCCAAACTTAATGACAGCCAGTATACATCAGACCTGGGCGCAGGATCAGAAATGTCTCAAGGAAAAAGGACAAGGAGGCCACCAGTGCAGTGGTCCGACTCGGATGAGCCTGACACACCACCGCAACCCAAAAAGGCCAAGCAAAGCTCCAGCAAGCAACTTCCAGCTCCACCAAGCAACTTCCCACCAG GCCTCTCTTCTGCTCCTCCAGTGCAGCAAGATGGCTGTGAATATTCTGAAG ATGTGAATGACATGCCGCAAGGTGGTGCAGGTGGCCCTAGTTCGCACAGTGCAGATGGCTCCAGATCACACAGTTCCAGTGGCTTGAGCTCACACACTGCAGGTGGCTCTAGCTCACACA GCTTCAAGAAGCATGTGCTCCGACTGCTCAACATCGTGCGTTTTACGCAACACCATGGCGACTTGCCTGAAAAGTTGTGTAACATGTATGTAAAGCAGCCTCTTGGTGGAACTGATCCCCTCATCAAGTGCCCCTTCCACAGCTTGGAAGATTTTATGGCTTTTGATGAAAGCCTGGACAAAGAGAAGACTGCGAGTTTG GTTCGGGAGTTCACAGACCTTGGAGGGAGAAATGCCAGTGCAGCTACAAAGCGTATACTTGCATACACCATTCATGATGACCTGGCCACACTTTTTTCATAG
- the LOC135897873 gene encoding uncharacterized protein isoform X2, translating to MAHVIAEFVEDKQVEVVPVTWVEGDKCAWPDNLKGNRVTSLVKKSVPPDTFWKCYSIAVKGVFATYEQARAKLNDSQYTSDLGAGSEMSQGKRTRRPPVQWSDSDEPDTPPQPKKAKQSSSKQLPAPPSNFPPDVNDMPQGGAGGPSSHSADGSRSHSSSGLSSHTAGGSSSHSDQQTCVPSGSSDELSNNSFKKHVLRLLNIVRFTQHHGDLPEKLCNMYVKQPLGGTDPLIKCPFHSLEDFMAFDESLDKEKTASLVREFTDLGGRNASAATKRILAYTIHDDLATLFS from the exons ATGGCTCATGTAATCGCTGAGTTCGTTGAGGACAAACAGGTGGAGGTGGTGCCAGTGACCTGGGTGGAAGGTGACAAGTGTGCGTGGCCTGACAACCTCAAAGGCAACAGAGTAACATCCTTAGTAAAGAAATCTGTACCACCAGACACCTTCTGGAAGTGCTACAGCATAGCAGTGAAAGGGGTATTTG CAACATATGAACAAGCAAGGGCCAAACTTAATGACAGCCAGTATACATCAGACCTGGGCGCAGGATCAGAAATGTCTCAAGGAAAAAGGACAAGGAGGCCACCAGTGCAGTGGTCCGACTCGGATGAGCCTGACACACCACCGCAACCCAAAAAGGCCAAGCAAAGCTCCAGCAAGCAACTTCCAGCTCCACCAAGCAACTTCCCACCAG ATGTGAATGACATGCCGCAAGGTGGTGCAGGTGGCCCTAGTTCGCACAGTGCAGATGGCTCCAGATCACACAGTTCCAGTGGCTTGAGCTCACACACTGCAGGTGGCTCTAGCTCACACA GTGACCAACAGACTTGTGTACCCTCAGGTTCCTCTGACGAACTTTCAAACAATA GCTTCAAGAAGCATGTGCTCCGACTGCTCAACATCGTGCGTTTTACGCAACACCATGGCGACTTGCCTGAAAAGTTGTGTAACATGTATGTAAAGCAGCCTCTTGGTGGAACTGATCCCCTCATCAAGTGCCCCTTCCACAGCTTGGAAGATTTTATGGCTTTTGATGAAAGCCTGGACAAAGAGAAGACTGCGAGTTTG GTTCGGGAGTTCACAGACCTTGGAGGGAGAAATGCCAGTGCAGCTACAAAGCGTATACTTGCATACACCATTCATGATGACCTGGCCACACTTTTTTCATAG
- the LOC135897873 gene encoding uncharacterized protein isoform X4, with amino-acid sequence MAHVIAEFVEDKQVEVVPVTWVEGDKCAWPDNLKGNRVTSLVKKSVPPDTFWKCYSIAVKGVFATYEQARAKLNDSQYTSDLGAGSEMSQGKRTRRPPVQWSDSDEPDTPPQPKKAKQSSSKQLPAPPSNFPPGLSSAPPVQQDGCEYSEDVNDMPQGGAGGPSSHSADGSRSHSSSGLSSHTAGGSSSHSDQQTCVPSGSSDELSNNSFKKHVLRLLNIVRFTQHHGDLPEKLCNILEDFMAFDESLDKEKTASLVREFTDLGGRNASAATKRILAYTIHDDLATLFS; translated from the exons ATGGCTCATGTAATCGCTGAGTTCGTTGAGGACAAACAGGTGGAGGTGGTGCCAGTGACCTGGGTGGAAGGTGACAAGTGTGCGTGGCCTGACAACCTCAAAGGCAACAGAGTAACATCCTTAGTAAAGAAATCTGTACCACCAGACACCTTCTGGAAGTGCTACAGCATAGCAGTGAAAGGGGTATTTG CAACATATGAACAAGCAAGGGCCAAACTTAATGACAGCCAGTATACATCAGACCTGGGCGCAGGATCAGAAATGTCTCAAGGAAAAAGGACAAGGAGGCCACCAGTGCAGTGGTCCGACTCGGATGAGCCTGACACACCACCGCAACCCAAAAAGGCCAAGCAAAGCTCCAGCAAGCAACTTCCAGCTCCACCAAGCAACTTCCCACCAG GCCTCTCTTCTGCTCCTCCAGTGCAGCAAGATGGCTGTGAATATTCTGAAG ATGTGAATGACATGCCGCAAGGTGGTGCAGGTGGCCCTAGTTCGCACAGTGCAGATGGCTCCAGATCACACAGTTCCAGTGGCTTGAGCTCACACACTGCAGGTGGCTCTAGCTCACACA GTGACCAACAGACTTGTGTACCCTCAGGTTCCTCTGACGAACTTTCAAACAATA GCTTCAAGAAGCATGTGCTCCGACTGCTCAACATCGTGCGTTTTACGCAACACCATGGCGACTTGCCTGAAAAGTTGTGTAACAT CTTGGAAGATTTTATGGCTTTTGATGAAAGCCTGGACAAAGAGAAGACTGCGAGTTTG GTTCGGGAGTTCACAGACCTTGGAGGGAGAAATGCCAGTGCAGCTACAAAGCGTATACTTGCATACACCATTCATGATGACCTGGCCACACTTTTTTCATAG
- the LOC135897873 gene encoding uncharacterized protein isoform X1, whose protein sequence is MAHVIAEFVEDKQVEVVPVTWVEGDKCAWPDNLKGNRVTSLVKKSVPPDTFWKCYSIAVKGVFATYEQARAKLNDSQYTSDLGAGSEMSQGKRTRRPPVQWSDSDEPDTPPQPKKAKQSSSKQLPAPPSNFPPGLSSAPPVQQDGCEYSEDVNDMPQGGAGGPSSHSADGSRSHSSSGLSSHTAGGSSSHSDQQTCVPSGSSDELSNNSFKKHVLRLLNIVRFTQHHGDLPEKLCNMYVKQPLGGTDPLIKCPFHSLEDFMAFDESLDKEKTASLVREFTDLGGRNASAATKRILAYTIHDDLATLFS, encoded by the exons ATGGCTCATGTAATCGCTGAGTTCGTTGAGGACAAACAGGTGGAGGTGGTGCCAGTGACCTGGGTGGAAGGTGACAAGTGTGCGTGGCCTGACAACCTCAAAGGCAACAGAGTAACATCCTTAGTAAAGAAATCTGTACCACCAGACACCTTCTGGAAGTGCTACAGCATAGCAGTGAAAGGGGTATTTG CAACATATGAACAAGCAAGGGCCAAACTTAATGACAGCCAGTATACATCAGACCTGGGCGCAGGATCAGAAATGTCTCAAGGAAAAAGGACAAGGAGGCCACCAGTGCAGTGGTCCGACTCGGATGAGCCTGACACACCACCGCAACCCAAAAAGGCCAAGCAAAGCTCCAGCAAGCAACTTCCAGCTCCACCAAGCAACTTCCCACCAG GCCTCTCTTCTGCTCCTCCAGTGCAGCAAGATGGCTGTGAATATTCTGAAG ATGTGAATGACATGCCGCAAGGTGGTGCAGGTGGCCCTAGTTCGCACAGTGCAGATGGCTCCAGATCACACAGTTCCAGTGGCTTGAGCTCACACACTGCAGGTGGCTCTAGCTCACACA GTGACCAACAGACTTGTGTACCCTCAGGTTCCTCTGACGAACTTTCAAACAATA GCTTCAAGAAGCATGTGCTCCGACTGCTCAACATCGTGCGTTTTACGCAACACCATGGCGACTTGCCTGAAAAGTTGTGTAACATGTATGTAAAGCAGCCTCTTGGTGGAACTGATCCCCTCATCAAGTGCCCCTTCCACAGCTTGGAAGATTTTATGGCTTTTGATGAAAGCCTGGACAAAGAGAAGACTGCGAGTTTG GTTCGGGAGTTCACAGACCTTGGAGGGAGAAATGCCAGTGCAGCTACAAAGCGTATACTTGCATACACCATTCATGATGACCTGGCCACACTTTTTTCATAG